In a single window of the Candidatus Cloacimonadota bacterium genome:
- a CDS encoding rhodanese-like domain-containing protein, which translates to MKLIEKEEIKRLLDSKTHFALVNALRPADHAKVHIPNSINLPIRLDGFDELAGELIPDKERKSSYTALARAEHRRQMQQFSCRNWVTPMFRNMLVV; encoded by the coding sequence ATGAAGCTGATCGAAAAAGAAGAGATTAAAAGACTGCTGGATTCAAAAACACATTTTGCATTGGTAAATGCGCTGCGTCCTGCTGATCATGCAAAAGTACACATACCGAATTCTATCAATTTACCTATTCGACTGGATGGATTTGATGAACTGGCGGGCGAATTGATTCCTGATAAAGAAAGAAAATCGTCGTATACTGCACTGGCCCGGGCTGAACATCGTCGTCAGATGCAGCAGTTCAGCTGCAGAAATTGGGTTACACCGATGTTCAGGAATATGCTG